AGGGTGCTGGCATAAGCCATGCTGCTGCGCTCGGCCAGGTCGGTCGCCTCGTCGACCGGCGCGGCCTGCTTGTCGACGGCCACCGATTCACCGGTCAAGGCGGCCTCCTCGGTGCGCAGCCGGTTGGCCTGGAGCAGGCGCAGGTCGGCGGGCACCCGGTCGCCGCTCTCGAGCAGCACGATGTCGCCCGGCACCAGGGTTTCGGCCGGGACGGTCTGGCGGCGCCCGTCGCGCAGCACCTTGGCCTGCGGCGAGAGCATGCCGCGAATGCTCTCCAGGGCATGCTCGGCCTTGCCCTCCTGGACGAAGCCGATCAGCGCGATGATCGTCACCACGCCGACGATGGCCAGGGCATCGAGACGGTGCCCCAATGCCAGGCTGGCGATCGCGGCCACGATCAGGATCAGCATGAGCAGGTTGTTGAACTGCTCCAGCAGGCGCTTCCATCCGGGCCGCGCGGCCTGCTCCCGCAGCCGATTGGGGCCGTGCTCGGCGAGGCGTGCGTCGGCGGCCTCGCTGGCGAGTCCTTCGGGGTGGCTCTCGAGCGTCGCCAATGCCTGGTCGCCGGTCACGGCGTGCCAGGGAGGGCGTGAAGGGGTGGGCTGGACGGGCATGTCCCGGTCTCCGCAGATCGATGCTTTCGTTGTAGCACGGCCGATGCTGCATCGCAGTGACACAGGACAAGAATCGCAGCGCAAGCCAAGGTGGCAAGCGGGAGATGCCAGCCGCCGGCGAGCCGGGTATCCTGCGGCCACCTGTCCCGACGCGGAGACCGCCATGCCCACCCACGATACTCCCGCCGCGAGCGTCGACAAGCGCTGCCCATGCGGCAGCGGTCGGCCCTATGCGGCGTGCTGCGGCCCTTGCCACGGCGGCGAGCCGGCCACCACGCCCGAGGCGCTGATGCGGTCGCGCTACAGTGCCTTCGTCCTCGGCCTTGACGACTACCTGCGTGACACCTGGCATGCCAGCACGCGCCCGACCGCGCTGGATCTCGATGCGTCGACCCGCTGGGTGCGCCTGGAGGTGCTGGATCATGGACAGGATAGTGACGGGGGCCGCGTGCACTTTCGGGCGACCTTTCGCGAGGGCCGCCGCTGGGGCGTGCTGGAGGAGGATTCACGCTTCGTGCGTGAGGCGGGGCGCTGGTTCTATGTCGATGGCAAACCCGCCATTGAACGCCTCAAGCCGGGCCGCAACGACCCTTGCCCCTGCGGCAGTGGGCGCAAGTTCAAGAGTTGCTGCGGCCTGGGATGATCCCGTCAGATGAGTTCTGTGGGTGAGACCTGTCAGAGCACCATGGCGGCCAGCCAGCCGAAGGCGATCAGCGGCAGGTTGTAGTGCAGGAAGGTCGGCACCACGGTGTCCCAGATGTGGTCGTGCTGGCCGTCGGCGTTGAGCCCGGCGGTGGGGCCGAGGGTCGAGTCCGAAGCCGGTGAGCCGGCGTCGCCCAGCGCGGCGGCGGTGCCCACCAGGGCGATGGTGGCCATGGGCGAGAAGCCGAAGCCGAGCGCCAGCGGCACGTAGAGCGAGGCGATGATCGGCACGGTGGAGAACGACGAGCCGATGCCCATGGTGATGAACAGGCCGACCAGCAGCATGATCAGGGCGGCCAGGCCCTTGTTGTCACCGATCAGTTCCGCCGAGCCTTCCACCAGCGCCGCCACTTCTCCGGTTGCCTGCATCACCCCGGCGAAACCCGCCGCGCTGATCATGATGAAGCCTACCTGCGCCATCATGCGCATGCCTTCAGTGAAGATGCCGTCCTGCTCGTGCCAGCGGAACACGCCGCTGACCGAGAGCAGGGCGAAGCCGAACAATCCGCCGAGCACCATGGAGCCGGAGAGCAGCTGGGTTACCACGGTGCCCACCAGTGCCGCGGCGAGCACGGCCATTTGCCAGGGCGCCAGATGCCGGGCGGCCTGGGCCGGGGTCTCGTCGCCGTGGGCCAGGTCGCGATCCTCGTAGCGGCGCGGGCGGCGATAGCTCAGCAGCGCTGCTATCGCGAGCCCCAGTGCCATGCCGCCGATGGGCATCAGCATGGCCATGGGCACCATGCCGCGAGTGACCTCGAGACCGAGCTCGGCGCCGCTCTCGTTGAGGTTGGTGAGCAGGATGTCGTTGAGGAAGATGGCGCCGAAGCCCACCGGCAGCAGCATGTAGGGTGCGGTGATGCCGAAGGTGATGACGCAGGCGGCGAGGCGGCGATCCAGGCGCAGGTGGTTCATCAGCTTGAGCAGCGGCGGCACCAGCACCGGGATGAAGGCGATGTGCACCGGGATCAGGTTCTGCGAGCTGACCGCGGCGGCGAGCAGGGCGCCGAGCAGGGTGAAGGCGACCCAGCGCCGGCTCGACGGCTGGTCGTCGAGGTGCAGCCCGCGAATGGCACGCTCGGCCAGCAGCTCCGTGACCCCGGAGCGCGACAGGGCCACGGCGAAGGCACCCAGCACGGCGTAGGCCAGGGCGACGGTGGCGCCATTGCCCAGGCCATCGTTGAATGCGCTCATGATGTCGCCGATCGGCAGGCCTGCGGCCAGTCCTCCTACCAGGCTGGCGGCGATCAGGGCGAAGACGACGGAAACGCGGGCGAGGCTCAGGGTGACCATGACCAGGATGGCCAGAACGATGGCATTCATGTGCGGCTCTTGGCTGAATGAACGGATGTCGAAATGAGGGTCAGGCAGAATAAAGCCCCGGGCCGAAGCGCCGGGGCAGCGTATCTTACCTCAGCCGGACTGCCGGGTCAGTGGCTCGGCAGCAGTTCCACCGGCACCAACTCGTTGAGCGTCCGCGACGCGAGCAGCTGGGTGGCCCGCTCGATGTCGGGGGCGAAGAAGCGATCACGGTCGTAGTAGGCGACCGCGCTGCGCAGCGCCTGCCTGGCCCGCTCCAGGCGCGGCGTGCTCTTCATGCGCTGCTGATGCGCATCCAGCCGGAAATCGAGGCCCTGGCAGGCGGCCAGCCATTCGATGGCGACGATGCCGCGCACGTTGTCGGCCATCTCCCACAGCCGCTTGCCGGCGGCCGGCGCCATGGAGACGTGATCCTCCTGGTTGGCCGAGGTGGGCAGGCTGTCGACGCTGTGCGGGTGGGCCAGGGCCTTGTTCTCGCTGGCCAGCGCCGCGGCGGTGACCTGCGCGATCATGAAGCCGGAGTTGACCCCGCCGTTCTCCACCAGGAACGGCGGCAGCTGCGACATGTGGGTATCCATCATCAGCGACACGCGGCGCTCGGTGAGCGAGCCGATCTCGGCCAGTGCCAGGGCCAGATTGTCGGCGGCCATGGCCACCGGCTCGGCGTGGAAATTGCCGCCGGAGAGGATGTCGCCTTCGTCGCTGAACACCAGCGGGTTGTCCGTTACCGCATTCACCTCGACGGCCAGCACCTCGGCGGCCTGGCGGATCTGTGTCAGCACGGCGCCCATCACCTGGGGCTGGCAGCGCAGCGAGTAGGGGTCCTGCACCTTGTCGCAATGGGCGTGGGAGTCGCTGATCTCGCTGCGCTCGCCCAGCAGGTGGCGGTAGGCCGCGGCGGCATCGATCTGGCCGCGCTGGCCGCGGGCGTCGTGGATGCGGGCATCGAAGGGCGCGCGGGAGCTGAGCGTGGCCTCCACGGTCAGTGCGCCGCACACCGTGGCGGCGGCGTAGAGGTCCTCGGCCTCGAACAGGCCCTTGAGCGCATAGGCGCTAGAGACCTGGGTGCCGTTGAGCAGCGCCAGGCCCTCCTTGGGGGCGAGCCTGAGCGGCTCGAGCCCGGCGATCTCGAGGGCCTGGCGGGCGGGGATCCATTCGCCACGATGGCGCGCCTTGCCTTCGCCGAGCAGTACCACGCTCATATGGGCCAGCGGCGCCAGGTCGCCGGAAGCGCCGACGGAACCCTTGAGCGGGATGTGCGGGTAGACCTCGGCGTTGACCAGGGCGAGCAGGGCGTCGAGTACTTCGCGGCGGATGCCGGAGTAGCCGCGGGCCAGGCTGTTGACCTTGAGCACCATGATCAGCCGTATCAGGGCGTCTTCCATGGGCTCGCCGACGCCGGTGGCGTGGGACAGCACCAGCGAGCGCTGGAGATCCTCCAGGTGATCATGGTCGATGCGGGTCTGGGCCAGCAGGCCGAAGCCGGTGTTGATGCCGTAGACGGTGCGATCCTCGGCGACGACGCGATTGACGCAGTCGACGCCGCGCCGGATGGCGGCGTCGGCGCTGTCGGGCAGCGTCACGCGCAGCGGCGCCTCGTAGACCTGGCGTGCCTGGGCCAGGGTCATCTTGCCGGGTTGGATGTCGAGATGGGTCATGAATGGCTCCATTATTTATCGAGCATCGGCAGATCCAACCCATTTTCCCGGGCGCACTGCTTGGCGATATCGTACCCGGCGTCGGCGTGGCGCATCACCCCGGTGCCCGGGTCGTTGCGCAGCACCCGGCCCAGGCGGGCATGGGCGTCGTCCGTGCCGTCGGCGACGATCACCACCCCGGCATGCTGGGAGTAGCCCATGCCTACGCCGCCGCCGTGGTGCAGCGAGACCCAGGTGGCGCCGGAGGCGCAGTTGAGCAGGGCGTTGAGCAGCGGCCAGTCGGAAACGGCGTCGGAGCCGTCCATCATCGCCTCGGTCTCGCGGTTGGGGCTCGCCACCGAGCCGGAGTCGAGGTGGTCGCGACCGATGACCACGGGCGCCTTGAGTTCGCCGTTCTTGACCATCTCGTTGAAGGCCTGGCCGAGGCGGGCGCGATCCTTGAGCCCCACCCAGCAGATGCGCGCCGGCAGCCCCTGGAAGCTGATGCGCTCCTGGGCCATGTCGAGCCAGCGGTGCAGGTGCGGGTCGTCGGGGATCAGCTCCTTGACCTTGGCATCGGTCTTGTAGATGTCTTCCGGGTCGCCGGAGAGCGCCGCCCAGCGGAACGGGCCGATACCCTGGCAGAACAGCGGGCGGATGTAGGCCGGCACGAAGCCAGGAAAGTCGAAGGCGTTGACGACGCCTTCTTCCTTGGCCATCTGGCGGATGTTGTTGCCGTAGTCGAAGGTGGGCACGCCCACCTGCTGGAAGTCGAGCATGGCCTGCACGTGCACCGCCATGGACTGTTTGGCGGCCTTGACCACCGCCTCGGGCTCGGCCTTGCCGCGCTCGACGTACTCGTCCCAGCGCCAGCCGGCGGGCAGGTAGCCGTGCAGCGGGTCGTGGGCGCTGGTCTGGTCGGTGACCATGTCCGGCTTGACGCCCCGCTTGACCAGCTCCGGCAGCACCTCGGCGGCGTTGGCGCAAAGGCCGATGGAGACCGCCTTGCCCTCGGCGGTGTAGCGTTCGAGGCGCGCCAGGGCGTCGTCGAGGTCGTCGGCCTGCTCGTCCAGATAGCGGGTGCGCAGGCGGAAGTCGATGCGCGACTGCTGGCATTCGACGTTGAGCGAACAGGCGCCGGCCAGGCTCGCCGCCAGCGGCTGGGCGCCGCCCATGCCGCCGAGGCCGGCGGTGAGGATCCAGCGGCCGGTGAGGTCGCCGCCGTAGTGCTGGCGCCCGGCCTCGACGAAGGTCTCGTAGGTGCCCTGGACGATGCCCTGGGAGCCGATGTAGATCCACGAGCCGGCGGTCATCTGGCCGTACATCATCAGGCCCTTGCGATCCAGCTCGTTGAAG
This portion of the Billgrantia sulfidoxydans genome encodes:
- the hutH gene encoding histidine ammonia-lyase: MTHLDIQPGKMTLAQARQVYEAPLRVTLPDSADAAIRRGVDCVNRVVAEDRTVYGINTGFGLLAQTRIDHDHLEDLQRSLVLSHATGVGEPMEDALIRLIMVLKVNSLARGYSGIRREVLDALLALVNAEVYPHIPLKGSVGASGDLAPLAHMSVVLLGEGKARHRGEWIPARQALEIAGLEPLRLAPKEGLALLNGTQVSSAYALKGLFEAEDLYAAATVCGALTVEATLSSRAPFDARIHDARGQRGQIDAAAAYRHLLGERSEISDSHAHCDKVQDPYSLRCQPQVMGAVLTQIRQAAEVLAVEVNAVTDNPLVFSDEGDILSGGNFHAEPVAMAADNLALALAEIGSLTERRVSLMMDTHMSQLPPFLVENGGVNSGFMIAQVTAAALASENKALAHPHSVDSLPTSANQEDHVSMAPAAGKRLWEMADNVRGIVAIEWLAACQGLDFRLDAHQQRMKSTPRLERARQALRSAVAYYDRDRFFAPDIERATQLLASRTLNELVPVELLPSH
- the hutU gene encoding urocanate hydratase, with translation MNSHTPLADTRHDPSRRIAAPTGSTLNCKSWLTEAALRMLMNNLHPDVAERPEDLVVYGGIGRAARDWQCFDTIVATLKRLEDHQTLLIQSGKPVGVFETHKDAPRVLIANSNLVPAWATWEHFNELDRKGLMMYGQMTAGSWIYIGSQGIVQGTYETFVEAGRQHYGGDLTGRWILTAGLGGMGGAQPLAASLAGACSLNVECQQSRIDFRLRTRYLDEQADDLDDALARLERYTAEGKAVSIGLCANAAEVLPELVKRGVKPDMVTDQTSAHDPLHGYLPAGWRWDEYVERGKAEPEAVVKAAKQSMAVHVQAMLDFQQVGVPTFDYGNNIRQMAKEEGVVNAFDFPGFVPAYIRPLFCQGIGPFRWAALSGDPEDIYKTDAKVKELIPDDPHLHRWLDMAQERISFQGLPARICWVGLKDRARLGQAFNEMVKNGELKAPVVIGRDHLDSGSVASPNRETEAMMDGSDAVSDWPLLNALLNCASGATWVSLHHGGGVGMGYSQHAGVVIVADGTDDAHARLGRVLRNDPGTGVMRHADAGYDIAKQCARENGLDLPMLDK
- a CDS encoding YchJ family protein — translated: MPTHDTPAASVDKRCPCGSGRPYAACCGPCHGGEPATTPEALMRSRYSAFVLGLDDYLRDTWHASTRPTALDLDASTRWVRLEVLDHGQDSDGGRVHFRATFREGRRWGVLEEDSRFVREAGRWFYVDGKPAIERLKPGRNDPCPCGSGRKFKSCCGLG
- a CDS encoding Na+/H+ antiporter family protein, with product MNAIVLAILVMVTLSLARVSVVFALIAASLVGGLAAGLPIGDIMSAFNDGLGNGATVALAYAVLGAFAVALSRSGVTELLAERAIRGLHLDDQPSSRRWVAFTLLGALLAAAVSSQNLIPVHIAFIPVLVPPLLKLMNHLRLDRRLAACVITFGITAPYMLLPVGFGAIFLNDILLTNLNESGAELGLEVTRGMVPMAMLMPIGGMALGLAIAALLSYRRPRRYEDRDLAHGDETPAQAARHLAPWQMAVLAAALVGTVVTQLLSGSMVLGGLFGFALLSVSGVFRWHEQDGIFTEGMRMMAQVGFIMISAAGFAGVMQATGEVAALVEGSAELIGDNKGLAALIMLLVGLFITMGIGSSFSTVPIIASLYVPLALGFGFSPMATIALVGTAAALGDAGSPASDSTLGPTAGLNADGQHDHIWDTVVPTFLHYNLPLIAFGWLAAMVL